Proteins encoded in a region of the Streptomyces sp. NBC_00310 genome:
- a CDS encoding GntR family transcriptional regulator, with product MNPDAEIDHGAPLTPYRQLAEILRAQIRRGDWQPGRMLPSEAQLVQRYGIARTTVRRGLGLLADDGWVYAVPQRGWFVTDPLPLSPEAPASPA from the coding sequence ATGAACCCTGACGCTGAGATCGACCACGGCGCGCCACTGACCCCGTACCGCCAGCTGGCCGAGATCCTCCGCGCGCAGATTCGGCGCGGTGACTGGCAGCCCGGGCGGATGCTGCCGAGTGAAGCCCAGCTCGTACAGCGGTACGGAATCGCTCGGACGACCGTGCGGCGAGGGCTTGGCCTGCTGGCCGACGACGGCTGGGTATACGCCGTACCCCAGCGGGGGTGGTTCGTCACCGACCCTCTGCCGCTCTCTCCCGAGGCTCCCGCATCCCCCGCGTAG
- a CDS encoding WhiB family transcriptional regulator gives MRMASHTTLARLPARPAHKAVVREAHIPDAALPCRRRPDVFQHPLLDNSENPHSLYGPEGTAAAAVTGVSPDQRRQYLVLLRTARDLCASCPLWAECLQDAVAYAEPYAYTAATTREDRRALRRMLDIGDENGDLPAHAAVRFDSGSVPRRLTRLRSRADDSSATHSGARRPLAPDLPELERILDAFDLLQAQLAHDQGALREQARRAALTPQLHSHIDPQTTHRQAPGPGASSHMPGPSNDRSEEPMAAAEAGQRITFSYEDPALAVRQAVLGPLVRSALPALTSLEQLVALLTCMPGGADTAPESPRNLPAVREAVESLLPDGADAPEDAEGAPLPPGRPLTGSVSVELATTDPVAALRRDFLEPLLRELAATLGNIEKVATMLAATSDDAGDAPLETIRTALREIHDRLPRSVTPTPRPAAHPLHADHPAVGTGAGPARRTPSAPSIRAAVEKAVATFPGAFSARDVLRALPAGVYGDPSKTISNVLSALVKSGRLQRLSRGTYARVLDVLNAEDIDDTLLPERGEAKSA, from the coding sequence ATGCGTATGGCGAGCCATACGACGCTGGCCAGGCTGCCCGCCCGACCTGCCCACAAGGCGGTCGTACGGGAAGCCCACATACCCGACGCGGCCCTGCCGTGCCGGCGTCGGCCGGACGTCTTCCAGCACCCGCTTCTGGACAACTCGGAGAACCCGCACAGTCTTTACGGCCCCGAAGGTACAGCGGCAGCCGCAGTCACGGGCGTCTCGCCCGACCAGCGCCGGCAGTACCTCGTCCTGCTCCGCACCGCCCGCGACCTGTGCGCCTCCTGCCCGCTCTGGGCGGAATGCCTGCAGGATGCCGTCGCGTACGCCGAGCCGTACGCCTACACGGCGGCCACCACCCGGGAGGACCGGCGTGCGCTGCGCCGCATGCTCGACATCGGCGACGAGAACGGCGACCTGCCGGCCCACGCCGCGGTCCGCTTCGACTCCGGCTCCGTACCCCGGCGGCTGACCCGGCTCAGGTCTCGCGCCGACGACTCCTCGGCGACGCACTCCGGAGCCCGCCGCCCGCTCGCACCGGACCTTCCCGAACTGGAGCGGATCCTGGATGCGTTCGATCTGCTTCAAGCTCAACTCGCCCATGATCAGGGTGCGTTGAGGGAGCAGGCGCGGCGCGCCGCGTTGACACCGCAGTTGCACTCGCACATCGACCCACAGACAACTCACAGACAGGCGCCCGGACCGGGTGCGTCGTCGCACATGCCCGGACCGTCGAACGACAGGAGCGAGGAACCCATGGCAGCGGCCGAGGCCGGGCAACGGATCACCTTCTCGTACGAGGATCCCGCCCTGGCCGTACGGCAGGCCGTGCTCGGCCCGCTGGTGCGCTCCGCCCTCCCCGCGCTCACCAGCCTCGAACAGCTCGTCGCCCTGCTGACGTGCATGCCCGGCGGCGCGGACACGGCCCCCGAATCCCCGCGGAACCTCCCGGCCGTACGGGAGGCCGTCGAGTCGCTGCTCCCGGACGGCGCCGACGCCCCCGAGGACGCCGAGGGCGCACCCCTTCCTCCCGGGCGCCCGCTCACCGGCTCCGTCTCCGTCGAACTCGCCACCACCGACCCGGTGGCCGCGCTGCGCCGCGACTTCCTGGAGCCGCTGCTGCGCGAACTGGCCGCCACCCTGGGGAACATAGAGAAGGTCGCCACCATGCTGGCGGCCACCTCGGACGACGCAGGCGATGCCCCCCTGGAGACCATCCGCACGGCCCTGCGTGAGATCCACGACCGCCTCCCACGATCCGTCACCCCCACGCCCCGCCCGGCGGCCCACCCCCTGCACGCCGACCACCCGGCCGTGGGCACAGGAGCGGGACCCGCGCGCCGGACCCCCTCCGCCCCCAGCATCCGCGCCGCCGTCGAGAAGGCCGTGGCCACCTTCCCCGGCGCGTTCTCAGCCCGCGACGTGCTGCGCGCACTGCCCGCGGGCGTCTACGGCGACCCGTCGAAGACCATCAGCAACGTCCTGTCCGCACTGGTGAAGTCGGGCCGCCTGCAACGGCTTTCGCGCGGCACGTACGCTCGCGTCCTGGACGTCCTGAACGCCGAGGACATCGACGACACCCTCCTCCCCGAGCGGGGAGAGGCGAAGAGCGCCTGA